The Raphanus sativus cultivar WK10039 chromosome 2, ASM80110v3, whole genome shotgun sequence genome includes a region encoding these proteins:
- the LOC108841499 gene encoding probable cyclic nucleotide-gated ion channel 5 — translation MAGKPETFVRVDDLDFKLPSSSSVSRQHNYTSSISGPLHPIHGSHNTSGSFKKRFQKGSKGLKSIGRSLGFGVYRAVFPEDLKVSEKKIFDPQDKTLLFCNKLLVVSCILSVFVDPFFFYLPVIDGESKCLGIDRKLAITATTFRTFIDVFYLAHMALQFRTAYIAPSSRVFGRGELVIDPAQIAKRYLQRWFIIDFLSVLPVPQIVVWRFLQRSRGSDVLATKQALLFIVLVQYIPRFLRVLPLTSELKRTAGVFAETAWAGAAYYLMLYMLASHIVGAFWYLLALERNDACWQEACSDAGKNCTTGFLYCGNQNMDGYDVWNKTKESVLQSKCRADLDDPNPSFDFGIYTQALSSGIVSSQKFITKYCYCLWWGLQNLSTLGQGLQTSTYPLEIMFSITLAISGLILFALLIGNMQTYLQSLTIRLEEMRVKRRDSEQWMHHRMLPQDLRQRVRRYDQYKWLETRGVDEEYLVENLPKDLRRDIKRHLCLALVRRVPLFESMDDKLLDAICMRLKPSLFTESTYLVREGDPVDEMLFIIRGRLESVTTDGGRSGFFNYSLLKEGEFCGEELLTWALDPKSGANLPSSTRTVKALTEVEAFALASEELKFVASQFRRLHSRQVQHTFRFYSHQWRTWAACFIQAAWRRYCKRKKMEEAEAEAVPMSTTGTSSSMGAAFLVTKFAASALRTIHRNRNTRIRELVKLQKPPEPDFTAEDAD, via the exons ATGGCAGGCAAACCAGAAACTTTTGTGAG GGTGGATGATCTAGACTTTAAgctaccatcatcatcatctgtaTCCCGTCAGCATAACTACACCTCCAGTATCAGTGGACCACTCCACCCTATTCACGGAAGCCACAACACATCTGGATCCTTCAAGAAACGTTTCCAAAAAGGTTCCAAAGGTCTCAAATCCATAGGTCGTTCCCTTGGTTTCGGTGTTTACAGAGCTGTCTTCCCAGAAGACCTTAAAGTATCCGAAAAGAAGATCTTTGATCCTCAGGACAAAACTCTCTTGTTCTGCAATAAACTGTTGGTTGTGTCGTGTATTCTCTCTGTGTTTGTGGACCCTTTTTTCTTCTATCTTCCTGTGATCGATGGTGAGTCCAAGTGTCTCGGTATTGACCGGAAACTGGCTATCACGGCAACAACGTTTCGGACTTTCATCGATGTGTTTTATCTTGCTCACATGGCTCTCCAGTTTAGGACTGCTTATATTGCACCTTCCTCCAGGGTCTTTGGGCGAGGTGAGCTTGTGATAGATCCTGCACAGATAGCAAAGAGATATTTGCAACGTTGGTTTATCATTGATTTCCTCTCTGTACTCCCTGTCCCTCAG aTTGTAGTGTGGAGGTTCTTGCAAAGGTCAAGGGGATCAGATGTATTGGCTACAAAGCAGGCTTTGCTTTTCATTGTTTTGGTTCAGTATATACCTCGGTTTCTTCGTGTCTTACCCTTGACATCAGAACTGAAAAGAACAGCAGGTGTCTTTGCGGAGACTGCTTGGGCTGGTGCTGCATATTATCTGATGTTATATATGCTTGCAAGTCAT ATAGTTGGAGCGTTCTGGTACCTTTTAGCCTTAGAACGTAACGACGCCTGTTGGCAGGAGGCCTGCAGTGATGCAGGGAAAAATTGCACAACAGGTTTCTTGTACTGTGGCAATCAAAACATGGACGGCTATGACGTTTGGAACAAGACCAAAGAATCTGTTCTTCAGTCCAAGTGCCGCGCTGACCTCGATGATCCTAATCCTTCCTTTGACTTTGGGATTTATACACAGGCTTTATCCTCTGGCATTGTCTCTTCTCAAAAGTTCATCACAAAGTATTGTTACTGTTTGTGGTGGGGTCTTCAGAACTTGAG TACACTTGGACAAGGGCTTCAAACCAGTACATACCCATTAGAGATTATGTTTTCCATCACTCTGGCCATCTCCGGGTTGATTCTCTTTGCTCTTCTCATCGGAAACATGCAG ACATATCTCCAATCTCTTACTATCCGTCTGGAAGAAATGAGAGTGAAGAGGCGTGATTCAGAACAATGGATGCATCACAGGATGTTACCACAAGATCTAAGGCAGCGTGTGAGACGCTATGACCAGTACAAATGGCTGGAGACACGTGGTGTAGATGAAGAGTATCTCGTTGAGAATCTCCCCAAGGATCTCAGGAGAGACATCAAGCGCCATCTCTGTTTGGCTTTAGTGCGCAGG GTTCCATTGTTTGAGAGCATGGACGACAAGCTGCTAGATGCGATCTGCATGCGGCTAAAACCAAGCTTGTTCACAGAGAGTACCTACTTGGTCCGAGAAGGAGACCCTGTAGACGAGATGCTATTCATCATACGTGGCCGCCTAGAGAGTGTGACAACGGATGGAGGCAGGAGCGGTTTCTTCAACTACAGTCTCCTCAAAGAAGGAGAGTTCTGCGGTGAAGAGCTTCTGACATGGGCACTGGATCCAAAATCAGGTGCGAATCTCCCGTCTTCCACGAGAACCGTGAAGGCTCTGACAGAAGTAGAGGCGTTTGCGCTGGCCTCAGAGGAGCTGAAGTTTGTAGCCAGCCAGTTCAGGCGTCTACATAGCAGGCAAGTGCAGCACACGTTCAGGTTTTACTCTCACCAATGGAGGACTTGGGCTGCTTGCTTTATCCAGGCTGCCTGGCGCCGGTACtgcaagaggaagaagatggaagAGGCAGAGGCAGAGGCCGTGCCCATGTCAACCACTGGAACTTCGTCCTCCATGGGGGCTGCATTTCTTGTCACCAAGTTTGCGGCTAGTGCGCTGCGTACCATTCACAGGAACCGGAACACAAGGATTAGGGAATTGGTAAAGCTGCAGAAGCCTCCTGAGCCTGATTTCACTGCAGAAGATGCTGATTGA
- the LOC108841505 gene encoding reticulon-like protein B21 has product MDPSISRRRRIGVGGAVIAVGSVLETRMQSDEEVSSNKAIVKKTIHLHAPDEDNKNSTNKQMILKEASLVGVNGKRRACKTDGKSPSNEINRGDSLKLTRPRSIGSTPPVTPRRSAGPTTPMTPPKRSISSDVNDKTLTVFVGAKKERSDSVEGVEKKTPGRFKKTRSEICTAVVNSGEFDSVPLRKVNSLPAHGSDKTNEKTEDVHVETEDTVVQKQETTEEVKEFDVGQEIVVNHEEKEEEEDDDHKEDQEEEEEEVEKQSVDVKEMNVAKQSSENRVGVVESKKYSQFHNRTAPSPSSVRKVPPPVYSVPPSKEEEDNFTHPQSKLQSLEDLVMWRDASRSTLVFGFGTFLIISSSYASDLNFSFISVVAYMGLIYLGVMFLFNAVIRRGIVEEEEERHKGAGVREEDVKRILRFIMPYLNESLLQLRALFSGDPSTTLKMGVVLYILARCGSSITLWNLAKFGFLGAFTVPKIFISYSTHFSAYGIFWVRRFRDAWETCNHKKAVALALFTLVWNLSSVVARVWAAFMLFVAFRYYQQNMIWTTDQDDDYEEEYEADDQEEEEVPKLKRDPYMMMMPNKLKKVS; this is encoded by the exons ATGGACCCAAGCATcagtagaagaagaaggattGGGGTTGGAGGAGCCGTTATTGCTGTAGGCTCTGTTTTGGAAACGAGAATGCAGAGCGACGAGGAAGTTAGTAGTAATAAAGCCATCGTCAAGAAGACCATTCATCTTCATGCTCCCGACGAAGACAACAAGAACTCTACTAACAAGCAGATGATCTTAAAGGAGGCGTCTTTGGTGGGTGTTAACGGAAAGAGACGAGCATGTAAGACCGATGGGAAGAGCCCATCAAATGAGATTAACAGGGGAGATTCCTTGAAGCTCACGAGGCCGAGATCGATTGGTTCAACACCTCCGGTGACGCCGAGGAGGTCCGCTGGCCCTACTACTCCGATGACGCCGCCGAAGAGATCGATCTCTAGTGACGTAAATGACAAGACTTTGACTGTGTTTGTGGGGGCGAAGAAGGAAAGATCTGACTCCGTAGAAGGGGTTGAGAAGAAGACTCCGGGTCGGTTTAAGAAGACCCGGTCGGAGATTTGCACGGCGGTCGTCAACTCCGGTGAATTTGATTCAGTTCCGTTAAGGAAGGTGAATTCATTACCAGCTCACGGTTCCGACAAAACTAACGAAAAAACAGAGGATGTACATGTAGAAACAGAGGATACCGTCGTCCAAAAGCAGGAGACCACAGAGGAAGTCAAGGAGTTCGATGTCGGTCAGGAGATAGTCGTCAATCacgaggagaaagaagaagaagaagatgatgatcacAAAGAGGAtcaggaggaagaagaagaagaagtggaaaaGCAGAGTGTTGATGTGAAAGAGATGAACGTTGCAAAGCAGAGTAGCGAAAACAGAGTCGGTGTTGTTGAGAGTAAAAAGTACAGTCAATTTCACAACAGAACCGCTCCATCTCCTTCGTCCGTCCGTAAAGTTCCACCGCCGGTTTACTCCGTCCCACCAAGCAAAG AGGAAGAAGATAACTTCACTCATCCACAGAGCAAACTGCAGAGCCTTG AGGATCTTGTGATGTGGAGAGATGCATCACGATCGACACTTGTGTTCGGCTTCGGAACATTTCTCATTATCTCTTCTTCATACGCCAGTGATCTCAACTTCAG TTTCATATCAGTGGTAGCTTATATGGGACTCATCTATCTGGGCGTCATGTTCTTATTCAATGCGGTGATCCGCAG GGGAATcgtggaggaggaagaggagaggcATAAAGGTGCTGGAGTGAGAGAGGAAGAtgtgaagaggatactcagatTCATAATGCCTTACCTCAACGAGTCTCTGCTTCAACTCAGAGCCCTTTTCTCCGGCGATCCCTCCACCACCCTCAAG ATGGGAGTGGTGCTGTACATTTTGGCTAGATGTGGCTCTTCTATCACTCTTTGGAACCTTGCCAAATTTG GCTTTCTTGGAGCATTTACAGTGCCTAAAATATTCATCTCCTACTCAACCCACTTCTCGGCTTATG GTATATTTTGGGTGAGGAGATTCAGGGACGCATGGGAAACGTGCAACCACAAAAAGGCGGTGGCTTTGGCACTCTTCACCCTCGTCTGGAACCTCTCATCTGTCGTTGCCCGTGTGTGGGCAGCTTTCATGTTGTTCGTTGCCTTTAGATATTATCAGCAAAATATGATTTGGACCACTGATCAAGATGATGATTATGAAGAAGAATATGAGGCAGACGaccaagaagaagaggaagtacCTAAACTCAAAAGAGATCCTTACATGATGATGATGCCGAATAAACTAAAGAAAGTTTCTTAA
- the LOC108841497 gene encoding ubiquitin carboxyl-terminal hydrolase 23, whose translation MESVTIQTDRDPPPSNGSHAVSSSSSSASAVFRKIDFHPARKPFNGFSNKGSDFKMETLNPCSSAANKRPFSSSPSSAKRSDGSDPLENGLDRELTFSRTIRKIGAGLENLGNTCFLNSVVQCLTYTEPLAAYLQDVGHEKRCHVAGFCALCAMQKHVRIALQASGRIVAPKYLVSNLRCVSRNFRNCRQEDAHEYMINLLECMHKCCLPSGVPSESSDAYRSSLVHKIFGGSLRSQVKCAQCSHCSDKFDPFLDLSLDISKADSLQRALSRFTAVELLDDGAKVYQCERCKQKVRAVKQLTVSKAPYVLTVHLKRFEAHRSGKIDKKVEFASAIDMKPFVSGPYAGNLKYTLYGVLVHYGRSSHSGHYACFVRTSSGMWYSLDDNRVIQVSEKTVFNQKAYMLFYVRDRQNPAPKNTAAVAKKETSKENLATKRSSLNMFSNGNDQVNGSASMKACSLKAPVANGTSPLRSCDQGAPAVLTQKDLNAKETQKDPPSSVEAKEILKRENGTTPLASCDKGAPAVLTQKKMNDKETQKELPSSVEVKEILKSGNGSALLKPCDRRAPAVLTQKDLNTKETLQKEVPLPQANGDVYLVKEGSKSACTVSLGKDSLLLDGSTNAKILVNLPKDGNNLNEAAANSLEVKNVSNGSSPIEEAVLVNQTLGHHLKESATSLESIKASSDEGTLTTPRKTRKGNMKTLQVGGLKSFKLSLGVRKKKKQKKGRSSSLAIKVISEKLPSKKRATDKERKTSQISTSASGSACLNGKDNRVIVHDEKIRSRNQNSAVLASDQQQTLKSSDMSEASQNAKRKRELSKKQDEEEVTVLTRGLPETVVGKWDEEVSASKMRNSEESRIGYVADEWDEEYDRGKKKKIRIKEEMYAGPNPFQLVASKKQQTDTKKKWTQRMNTAKTGFRI comes from the exons ATGGAGTCTGTTACGATCCAGACGGATCGGGACCCGCCGCCGAGTAACGGATCTCACGCcgtttcctcctcctcctcctccgcttCCGCCGTCTTTAGAAAGATCGACTTTCATCCCGCGAGGAAACCCTTCAACGGCTTTTCTAACAAGGGTTCCGATTTCAAGATGGAGACTTTGAATCCCTGCTCCTCCGCTGCTAACAAGCGacccttctcttcttctccttcctccgCTAAGAGGTCTGACGGGTCTGATCCGTTGGAAAATGGGTTGGATCGGGAGCTTACTTTTAGCAGAACCATCCGCAAAATC GGTGCGGGTTTGGAGAATCTCGGGAACACTTGTTTTCTCAATTCTGTAGTGCAATGTTTGACTTACACCGAGCCTTTAGCTGCTTACCTCCAAGATGTTGGGCACGAGAAACGCT GCCACGTGGCTGGGTTTTGTGCTTTATGTGCAATGCAGAAGCATGTCAGGATTGCACTTCAAGCTAGCGGCAGAATAGTAGCACCCAAGTATTTGGTCTCGAACTTGCGAT GCGTATCAAGAAACTTCAGAAACTGTCGGCAGGAAGATGCACATGAGTACATGATCAACTTGCTTGAATGCATGCACAAGTGTTGTCTGCCTTCTGGTGTACCAAGTGAATCCTCTGATGCTTACCGGAGCAGCTTGGTACATAAGATTTTCGGTGGTAGCCTCCGTAGTCAG GTGAAATGCGCTCAGTGTTCACATTGCTCGGACAAGTTTGATCCATTTCTTGACCTAAGTCTAGACATTTCGAAGGCAGATTCATTGCAGAGAGCGCTTTCACGCTTCACTGCCGTTGAGCTCTTAGATGATGGCGCAAAGGTTTACCAGTGTGAAAGATGCAAGCAGAAGGTCAGGGCTGTAAAACAGCTTACTGTTTCTAAAGCACCTTATGTTCTTACCGTACATCTCAAACGGTTTGAAGCGCACAGATCCGGAAAAATCGACAAGAAAGTCGAGTTTGCTTCTGCAATTGACATGAAACCTTTTGTCAGTGGTCCCTAT GCAGGTAATTTGAAGTACACTCTATATGGTGTTTTAGTTCATTATGGTCGAAGTAGCCATTCTGGTCACTACGCTTGCTTTGTACGCACTTCAAGTGGCATGTGGTATTCCCTTGATGACAACAGG GTAATCCAAGTTAGTGAGAAGACTGTGTTCAATCAGAAGGCGTATATGCTATTCTATGTTCGCGATAGACAAAACCCAGCCCCAAAGAACACTGCTGCCGTGGCTAAGAAAGAGACTTCCAAAGAGAACCTTGCCACAAAAAGATCTTCTTTGAATATGTTTTCTAACGGAAATGATCAAGTGAATGGCTCAGCATCCATGAAAGCATGTAGTTTAAAGGCTCCTGTTGCCAATGGTACATCACCCTTGAGATCATGTGATCAAGGTGCTCCTGCTGTCTTGACCCAAAAAGATTTGAATGCTAAAGAGACTCAGAAAGATCCCCCAAGCAGTGTGGAGGCAAAAGAGATCCTCAAGAGGGAAAATGGTACAACACCCTTGGCATCATGTGATAAAGGTGCTCCTGCTGTcttaacacaaaaaaaaatgaatgacaAAGAGACTCAGAAAGAACTTCCTAGCAGTGTGGAGGTCAAAGAGATTCTTAAGAGTGGAAATGGTTCAGCACTCTTGAAACCATGTGATCGACGTGCTCCTGCTGTCTTAACACAGAAAGACTTAAATACCAAAGAGACCCTTCAGAAGGAAGTGCCACTTCCACAGGCTAATGGGGATGTATATTTGGTAAAGGAGGGCTCCAAGTCTGCATGCACAGTGTCACTAGGGAAGGATTCTCTTCTCCTGGATGGCAGCACAAACGCTAAAATTCTCGTCAACTTGCCTAAAGATGGAAATAACTTGAACGAGGCTGCTGCCAATTCACTTGAG GTTAAAAATGTATCGAATGGTAGTTCACCTATTGAAGAAGCTGTTCTTGTTAATCAAACTTTGGGACATCACTTGAAGGAATCGGCCACTTCCCTGGAGTCAATAAAGGCAAGTTCTGATGAGGGGACCCTCACCACACCAAGAAAGACTCGCAAGGGTAACATGAAAACCTTGCAGGTGGGAGGATTAAAGTCTTTTAAGCTGAGCTTGGGCGTACgtaaaaagaagaaacagaaaaagGGAAGATCAAGTAGCTTGGCTATTAAGGTTATTTCGGAGAAGCTCCCATCCAAGAAAAGAGCTACAGATAAAGAGCGTAAAACTTCACAGATAAGTACTAGTGCTTCTGGCTCGGCTTGCTTGAATGGGAAGGATAACAGAGTCATTGTCCATGATGAAAAGATAAGGAGTCGTAATCAAAATAGCGCCGTTCTTGCGTCAGACCAACAGCAAACGCTGAAGAGCTCTGACATGTCTGAAGCAAGCCAAAACgccaaaagaaagagagagctctcaaaaaaacaagatgaagaagaggTGACCGTTCTCACACGGGGTTTGCCAGAGACAGTGG TTGGCAAATGGGATGAGGAAGTTTCAGCTTCTAAGATGAGGAACAGTGAAGAGTCAAGAATCGGATATGTAGCAGATGAGTG GGATGAAGAATATGATAGagggaagaaaaagaagataagGATCAAAGAGGAAATGTATGCAGGTCCGAACCCGTTCCAGCTGGTTGCAtcaaagaaacaacaaacagATACAAAGAAGAAATGGACGCAACGCATGAACACTGCAAAGACAGGCTTCCGAATATGA
- the LOC108841500 gene encoding uncharacterized protein LOC108841500 codes for MSSFLFPSSSPIPKSHWRANYIPKPNRPITLPLLHGNSYSSWRVSCKLSLDFEESAVEEEDDEIPQFLDFSAEEGEEPSFDKETVSAPTTTLMQRKKKKGDEESLEDRFKLRNGKEVFEEKAYLVGVERKGDGECLFDIEESLEELEQLADTAGLMVVGSTYQKLASPNPRTYIGSGKVSEIKSAINALDVETVIFDDELSPGQLRNLEKAFGGDVRVCDRTALILDIFNQRAATHEAALQVALAQMEYQLPRLTRMWTHLERQSGGQVKGMGEKQIEVDKRILRTQIGVLKKELESVRKHRKQYRSRRVAIPVPVVSLVGYTNAGKSTLLNQLTGANVLAENRLFATLDPTTRRVQMHNGKEFLLTDTVGFIQKLPTTLVAAFRATLEEISESSLLVHVVDISHPLANQQIEAVEKVMSELDVSSIPKLVVWNKVDRVDDPQKVKLEAEEHGDVICISALTGEGLDKFCSAVHEKLKDSMVWVEALLPFDKGDLLSTIHKVGMVKETEYTENGTLVRAHVPLRFAQLLKPMRHLVKDASICKLG; via the exons ATGAGTTcgtttttgtttccttcttcttctccgattCCCAAATCTCACTGGCGCGCGAACTACATCCCTAAACCTAACCGCCCGATTACACTCCCTCTTCTTCACGGCAACTCCTACTCCTCGTGGAGAGTGTCTTGTAAACTTAGTCTCGATTTCGAGGAAAGCGCcgtggaggaggaagatgatgaaatCCCTCAGTTTCTCGATTTCTCTGCAGAGGAGGGGGAGGAGCCAAGTTTCGACAAGGAGACGGTTTCTGCTCCTACTACGACGCTGatgcagaggaagaagaagaaaggagatGAAGAGAGCTTAGAAGATAGATTCAAGCTCAGAAATGGAAAAGAG GTATTTGAGGAGAAGGCGTATCTAGTGGGAGTGGAAAGAAAGGGTGATGGAGAGTGTTTGTTTGATATAGAGGAGTCCCTCGAGGAGCTTGAACAGCTTGCTGATACTGCTGGTCTTATGGTCGTTGGTTCTACCTATCAAAA GCTGGCTTCCCCAAATCCTAGAACATATATTGGATCCGGAAAGGTCTCAGAGATTAAAAGCGCTATTAATGCACTTGACGTGGAGACTGTCATCTTTGACGATGAACTTTCACCAGG GCAATTGCGTAACCTGGAAAAGGCCTTTGGTGGGGATGTTCGAGTTTGTGACCGTACCGCCCTTATCTTGGATATTTTCAACCAAAGAGCCGCAACTCATGAAGCAGCCTTGCAG GTTGCTCTAGCGCAGATGGAGTACCAATTACCACGATTAACTAGAATGTGGACTCATCTTGAGCGTCAATCAGGTGGCCAAGTTAAGGGTATGGGAGAAAAACAAATTGAAGTTGATAAGCGAATCTTGCGTACCCAA ATTGGAGTTCTCAAAAAAGAGTTGGAATCTGTTAGAAAGCATAGGAAGCAGTATAGAAGCCGGCGTGTTGCTATACCTGTTCCTGTTGTATCTTTG GTTGGTTACACAAACGCTGGAAAGAGTACACTTTTGAACCAATTGACTGGTGCTAATGTTCTCGCTGAAAATCGTTTGTTTGCGACCCTTGATCCAACTACGAGAAGGGTTCAG ATGCACAACGGGAAGGAGTTTCTTCTCACAGATACTGTTGGCTTTATTCAAAAGTTACCAACCACCTTG GTTGCTGCTTTCAGAGCAACACTCGAAGAGATATCAGAGTCATCCCTTTTGGTACATGTTGTTGACATCAG CCACCCACTGGCAAATCAACAAATAGAAGCTGTAGAAAAGGTCATGTCCGAACTCGATGTTTCATCAATCCCCAAATTGGTAGTGTGGAATAAG GTTGATAGAGTGGATGATCCTCAAAAGGTCAAGCTGGAAGCAGAGGAACATGGGGATGTAATTTGTATATCTGCTCTGACTGGAGAAGGACTAGACAAATTCTGCAGTGCTGTTCATGAGAAGCTTAAG GATTCAATGGTATGGGTTGAAGCGCTTTTGCCATTTGATAAAGGGGACCTTCTAAGCACCATACACAAGGTTGGAATGGTGAAAGAAACT GAATACACAGAGAACGGGACCCTTGTCAGGGCACACGTTCCGCTTCGTTTTGCACAGCTGCTTAAACCTATGAGACACTTGGTCAAAGATGCTTCCATATGCAAACTAGGGTGA